Proteins encoded together in one Streptomyces umbrinus window:
- a CDS encoding helix-turn-helix domain-containing protein, whose translation MARERSGRTVAHLVLATRLKTLREAAGMSRGEAANALGAHTATVRRIEQAETSLDEGQVHALLTAYGAGAAEIGSFLGELAAANLPGWWHPWRSVMDPWQLDLMSVESAARIIRVWEPALVPALLRTPSYARAVDNVRRPDLSPADKDRRSELLMERQKRLRHQNTSIWAIMSAAALHTSVGDEDVMAEQRQALRAAVARPDVTLQIHPLDGRCHPMTGMPTVSLYRVDVPEIPDHVVREGDLHGSADVLNSLHAVSAYHLLMDHTCVIAPHPNESKDVLT comes from the coding sequence GTGGCTCGCGAGAGGTCTGGCAGGACCGTCGCGCACCTCGTTCTGGCCACCCGGCTCAAAACGTTGCGTGAGGCGGCAGGAATGTCCCGAGGCGAGGCCGCCAATGCACTCGGGGCCCACACCGCAACTGTCCGCCGCATCGAGCAGGCTGAGACATCCCTGGATGAGGGTCAGGTCCATGCCCTGCTCACGGCGTACGGCGCGGGCGCTGCCGAAATCGGATCGTTCCTCGGAGAGCTAGCGGCCGCCAACCTCCCGGGGTGGTGGCATCCGTGGCGGTCCGTCATGGACCCATGGCAGCTGGACCTCATGAGCGTGGAATCCGCAGCCCGGATCATCCGCGTGTGGGAGCCGGCACTTGTTCCTGCCCTGCTGCGTACACCGTCCTATGCTCGCGCCGTCGACAACGTCCGCAGACCCGACTTGTCCCCTGCGGACAAGGACCGGCGCAGTGAGCTGCTCATGGAGCGCCAGAAGCGGTTGCGTCACCAGAACACGAGCATCTGGGCCATCATGTCCGCCGCGGCGCTGCATACGTCCGTAGGCGACGAGGACGTGATGGCCGAGCAGCGGCAGGCACTGAGGGCAGCCGTCGCACGCCCCGATGTGACCTTGCAGATTCACCCTCTGGATGGTCGGTGCCACCCCATGACCGGCATGCCGACCGTGTCCCTGTACCGGGTCGACGTGCCGGAGATCCCCGACCACGTGGTCCGTGAAGGAGATCTGCACGGAAGCGCCGACGTCTTGAACAGCCTGCACGCGGTGTCGGCGTATCACTTGTTGATGGACCACACCTGCGTCATCGCGCCCCATCCCAACGAATCGAAGGACGTACTGACATGA
- a CDS encoding ATP/GTP-binding protein, with amino-acid sequence MDLAAPYVTDRADETAPGQVFGLLTGLVNAAGWLYEHWYLLALVIAVTYGVGEMVMRRLAQRAHAERMALELTPTRHFDPSIEEIFRRGVQLARASVSMPWWAPRRSKTVQIRLRADGSSPLRYRIEGPAGGERLLSITPFGPNITVDRVRPIVDKPRDHVVRAEFILRGKLNSPLREVPLEPDPLQPLVDAVSDLRAELGDLAEIRLAIQRAPKWVLRARRLQLMSAARRQERRETQRAARWVRQDATGMEDSLAWNLQALVTGKDGSAGRRLVMPPVPRRVEPSEALGKLAHDDHLVRVQLLVMCASNIEGRPQARLAQLQAGVDVFGGRSRWAMRGFRLGPWRFGADHWPTRRSFERRWELGQCQPPRANWVRLDELLGLLKPPTVHCRLPLLAGDLPTFEFGNPELLLQGIYRGPDGRRRLVATHTAETLFECGVGKAGGGKTERALAQAIAWAHAGGGLMFVDPHRDSWPRAATFLAHDHLMQKIALIDLNAAGPSPKLSSWNPIAMHHGQAPHDIVEAVTDAFASILGWDDAAAPRALTILTSSLAVLVAINQAACQADRREDQTTIFHVRSLLSDPGFRAAALAAVADRLDAETRSWWRTVFPTFPPDAFGVVLNPLARLAANPVTRAFLGQPVGVYNSRAAMDNGLVVWVCPAGNGPTDRLLTALIARDLLRAVRSRRDTPEEQRRPFRLYFDELITLTGAAPETIASMFEDFRKYRVTVHGMTQLLGRLPAPVRMSLTQNASTLASTAGSRSAIAPITAEWGDKPSADEVAVLDRFEHYMSLTISGRRIGPVRITGPHLDEAFADYARPGKVAALEHAARVTAGALPLDELTATAAAQQARVGEFLNQRAPAATADVRLSQHTHGYQ; translated from the coding sequence GTGGACTTGGCAGCCCCGTATGTGACCGACCGGGCCGATGAGACGGCGCCCGGGCAGGTATTCGGCCTGCTCACCGGCCTGGTCAACGCCGCTGGCTGGCTCTACGAACACTGGTACCTGCTCGCCCTGGTCATCGCAGTGACCTACGGCGTGGGCGAGATGGTGATGCGTCGCCTCGCGCAACGGGCCCATGCCGAGCGGATGGCCCTGGAGCTCACCCCCACCCGGCACTTCGACCCGAGCATCGAGGAGATCTTCCGCCGCGGGGTGCAGCTGGCGCGGGCCTCGGTGAGCATGCCGTGGTGGGCGCCGCGCCGGTCGAAGACGGTGCAGATCAGGCTGCGCGCGGACGGCTCCAGCCCACTGCGCTACCGCATCGAGGGCCCCGCGGGCGGTGAACGGCTTCTGTCCATCACCCCGTTCGGGCCGAACATCACCGTCGACCGGGTCCGTCCGATCGTGGACAAGCCACGCGACCACGTGGTGCGGGCGGAGTTCATCCTGCGCGGCAAGCTCAACTCTCCCCTGCGGGAGGTGCCGCTGGAGCCCGACCCGCTGCAGCCCCTGGTCGACGCTGTGTCCGACCTGCGCGCCGAACTGGGCGACCTCGCCGAGATCCGCCTCGCCATCCAGCGCGCCCCCAAGTGGGTATTGCGCGCTCGCCGTCTGCAGCTCATGAGCGCCGCACGCCGCCAGGAGCGCCGGGAGACCCAGCGCGCGGCGCGCTGGGTGCGCCAGGACGCCACCGGAATGGAGGACTCGTTGGCCTGGAACCTGCAGGCCCTGGTCACCGGCAAGGACGGATCAGCCGGGCGGCGGCTGGTGATGCCCCCGGTGCCACGCCGGGTGGAACCGTCCGAGGCGCTCGGCAAGCTCGCCCACGACGACCACCTCGTCCGTGTGCAGCTGCTCGTGATGTGCGCGTCCAACATCGAAGGCCGTCCTCAGGCCCGCCTCGCCCAACTCCAAGCCGGGGTTGATGTGTTCGGCGGCCGCTCACGGTGGGCCATGCGCGGATTCCGGCTGGGCCCGTGGCGGTTCGGTGCCGATCACTGGCCCACCCGGCGCAGCTTCGAGCGGCGCTGGGAGCTGGGGCAATGCCAGCCGCCCCGCGCGAACTGGGTACGACTGGACGAACTACTCGGGCTACTCAAACCGCCCACCGTCCACTGCCGGCTTCCACTGCTCGCCGGAGACCTGCCGACCTTCGAGTTCGGGAATCCTGAGCTGCTCCTGCAGGGCATCTACCGGGGCCCCGACGGCCGGAGGCGTCTGGTCGCCACCCACACGGCCGAGACGCTGTTCGAGTGCGGAGTCGGCAAGGCCGGGGGCGGCAAGACGGAACGTGCTCTGGCGCAGGCGATCGCGTGGGCACACGCCGGCGGCGGGCTGATGTTCGTCGACCCACACCGCGACTCCTGGCCACGCGCCGCGACGTTCCTCGCACACGACCACCTGATGCAGAAGATCGCGCTGATCGACCTCAACGCAGCAGGCCCCTCCCCCAAGTTGAGCTCATGGAATCCGATCGCCATGCACCACGGGCAGGCTCCGCACGACATCGTCGAGGCGGTCACCGACGCCTTCGCCTCCATCCTCGGCTGGGACGATGCCGCCGCTCCCCGCGCGCTGACCATCCTCACATCGTCCCTGGCCGTGCTGGTCGCCATCAACCAGGCCGCCTGCCAGGCCGACCGACGCGAAGACCAGACCACCATCTTCCACGTGCGGTCACTGCTCTCCGACCCCGGCTTCCGGGCAGCGGCGCTGGCCGCCGTGGCGGACCGGCTGGACGCGGAGACGCGGTCATGGTGGCGGACGGTGTTCCCGACGTTCCCCCCGGACGCGTTCGGGGTCGTCCTCAACCCGCTCGCCCGGCTGGCCGCCAACCCAGTCACCCGCGCCTTTCTCGGCCAGCCAGTCGGCGTCTACAACAGCCGGGCCGCCATGGACAACGGGCTGGTGGTGTGGGTGTGCCCGGCCGGGAACGGGCCCACCGACCGGCTACTGACCGCGCTCATCGCGAGGGACCTGCTGCGGGCGGTGCGCTCACGGCGGGACACGCCCGAGGAGCAACGGCGGCCCTTCCGCCTGTACTTCGACGAACTGATCACCCTGACCGGAGCTGCTCCGGAGACGATCGCGTCGATGTTCGAAGACTTCCGCAAGTACAGGGTCACGGTGCACGGAATGACCCAGTTGCTGGGCCGTCTGCCCGCCCCGGTGCGGATGTCCTTGACGCAGAACGCATCCACCCTGGCCTCCACGGCAGGATCCAGATCCGCGATCGCTCCGATCACCGCGGAATGGGGAGACAAGCCGAGCGCGGACGAAGTGGCCGTACTCGACCGGTTCGAGCACTACATGTCCCTCACCATCAGCGGCCGCCGCATCGGGCCCGTCAGGATCACCGGCCCGCACCTGGACGAGGCGTTCGCCGACTACGCACGTCCTGGGAAAGTCGCCGCTCTGGAGCACGCCGCCCGGGTCACCGCCGGGGCTCTGCCACTCGACGAGCTCACCGCCACCGCTGCCGCTCAGCAGGCCCGTGTCGGCGAATTCCTCAACCAGCGCGCTCCCGCCGCCACGGCGGACGTACGCCTGAGCCAGCACACACACGGATACCAGTGA
- a CDS encoding helix-turn-helix domain-containing protein codes for MSGLPVKVTRYQVVRRLTRAAAHSDAQLIAEAAGLAEGWAVLADLMGGVVCSTPDSAGPEGVRVAAHPQLYPQLTIRKMAGAVLVVRPGTALPSSRIDLITRTCVDLLRMRARARREEDTHHAEQRLHTAVLHLLLSGQPHLATDVLGTAATHATVFRLSGKLVHAAYQTHWRAAQPSVSPQVPRMLVCMEGSELVVVALHGLDQGRHVARPVVARIAARHQLAGGVSDPLPLDMVATAWAEAGNARHSATSGCLASATFLGSHGLLGVVPAGRLARWSAAVLKPLNREQHRTLEAYLRSGSAQAAAAVLDVSEGTVRARLRWIGTLLAAELDTPTVQAQLLLALRAPAPSQRVSTSARLGPDRPLPTDLLDPDDAYRWASALLRPLDKPLRIALRCWLQHRGRTAPAASELGLSRSTLTDWLSKCGRALSLDLSSATVRAELHLAAETIATPEDTPARLPRRGGRTYRGQP; via the coding sequence GTGTCTGGCCTTCCCGTGAAGGTGACCCGGTACCAGGTGGTGCGACGACTCACCCGTGCAGCGGCCCACTCGGACGCCCAGCTGATTGCCGAGGCCGCGGGCCTGGCTGAGGGCTGGGCGGTTCTGGCGGACCTCATGGGCGGCGTTGTGTGCAGTACCCCAGACTCCGCCGGACCTGAGGGGGTGCGTGTCGCAGCGCACCCCCAGCTCTACCCGCAACTGACGATCCGCAAGATGGCGGGTGCTGTCCTCGTGGTCCGTCCAGGCACGGCATTGCCTTCATCCCGCATCGACCTGATCACGCGGACCTGCGTCGATCTGCTCAGAATGCGGGCGCGGGCCCGTCGGGAGGAGGACACTCACCACGCTGAGCAGAGACTGCACACCGCCGTCCTGCATCTCCTGCTGAGCGGCCAGCCCCATCTGGCAACTGACGTGCTGGGCACCGCCGCCACACACGCCACGGTGTTCCGGCTGTCCGGTAAGTTGGTACATGCCGCCTATCAGACTCATTGGCGAGCAGCGCAGCCCAGCGTGTCTCCCCAAGTCCCCCGCATGCTGGTGTGCATGGAGGGAAGCGAGTTGGTGGTCGTCGCGCTCCACGGCCTCGACCAGGGCCGCCACGTGGCGCGCCCCGTCGTCGCGCGCATCGCGGCCCGGCATCAACTGGCCGGCGGCGTCTCAGACCCGTTGCCGCTGGACATGGTCGCTACGGCGTGGGCCGAGGCAGGGAACGCTCGGCACAGCGCAACGTCTGGCTGCCTGGCGTCCGCGACCTTCCTGGGGTCGCACGGGCTGCTCGGCGTCGTGCCCGCCGGCCGGCTCGCCCGTTGGTCCGCCGCCGTCCTCAAGCCCCTCAACCGCGAGCAGCACCGGACGCTGGAGGCATACCTGCGGTCGGGGTCCGCTCAAGCCGCCGCGGCAGTGCTCGACGTGTCCGAAGGTACGGTTCGTGCACGCCTGCGCTGGATCGGCACCCTCTTGGCCGCCGAACTGGACACCCCCACCGTGCAGGCGCAACTCCTGCTGGCTTTGCGAGCCCCGGCTCCTTCCCAACGAGTCAGCACATCCGCACGTCTTGGTCCCGACCGCCCGCTGCCCACCGATCTGCTCGACCCCGACGACGCCTATCGCTGGGCCTCTGCCCTCCTCAGACCTCTGGACAAGCCGCTGCGTATCGCCCTTCGATGTTGGCTCCAACACCGTGGCCGCACGGCACCCGCTGCCTCCGAGCTAGGCCTGAGCCGGAGTACGCTTACTGACTGGCTGAGTAAGTGCGGCAGGGCACTGTCCCTCGACCTGTCGTCCGCGACAGTGCGGGCGGAACTCCATCTGGCCGCCGAGACGATCGCGACCCCCGAGGACACCCCGGCTCGGTTGCCGCGGCGAGGAGGCAGAACATATCGGGGACAACCTTGA
- a CDS encoding C40 family peptidase produces MRPPRHRIRRWGCVVALLLFAAVCCAAPVAGAIGAFVALQTGASNDGGIAEGGSAADLPPRMLTAYKKAVQQVGRHVPKCRGMRWPILAGIAKVESNHAVGRKITADGDIRPKIYGVLLNGSGAGGNTTVFPDTDGGKWDGTANGERAVGPFQFLPSTWEGVGKDASGDTTADPHNADDAALGAAIYLCGNGRDLTKRGQLKAAIFQYNHSGEYVANVLGWIDQYTAAAKDPNLKNVTGRIRTVIEAALSQRGVPYSWGGGNANGKSTGICCSPSGKSGANIMGFDCSGLTTYAYAKAGIRLPRTAAAQAGVGQRIPARLGTIALKPGDLVFYAYAPGRDSTIYHVGIYVGSGQMINAARPGTVVRLDAVSAMSGFAGGARLL; encoded by the coding sequence GTGAGGCCACCCAGGCACCGCATCCGGCGGTGGGGATGCGTGGTCGCGCTGCTGCTGTTCGCCGCCGTGTGCTGCGCGGCTCCCGTCGCAGGCGCGATCGGCGCGTTCGTGGCCTTGCAGACGGGCGCGAGCAACGACGGCGGAATCGCCGAAGGCGGCTCGGCCGCGGACCTCCCGCCGCGCATGCTCACCGCCTACAAGAAGGCCGTCCAGCAGGTCGGCAGGCATGTGCCGAAGTGTCGGGGCATGCGCTGGCCGATCCTGGCCGGGATAGCCAAGGTCGAGTCCAACCACGCTGTGGGCCGGAAGATCACGGCGGACGGTGACATCCGCCCGAAGATCTACGGAGTGCTCCTCAACGGCTCCGGGGCAGGCGGCAACACCACGGTCTTCCCGGACACGGATGGCGGCAAGTGGGACGGCACCGCGAACGGCGAGCGTGCCGTCGGCCCCTTCCAGTTCCTGCCCTCCACCTGGGAGGGCGTCGGCAAGGACGCGAGCGGGGACACAACCGCCGACCCGCACAACGCCGACGACGCCGCCCTCGGCGCCGCGATCTACCTGTGCGGCAACGGTCGCGACCTGACCAAACGCGGCCAGCTCAAGGCAGCAATCTTCCAGTACAACCACTCAGGCGAGTACGTCGCCAACGTGCTCGGGTGGATCGACCAGTACACGGCGGCCGCCAAGGACCCGAACCTGAAGAACGTGACCGGGAGGATCCGCACGGTCATCGAGGCCGCGCTCTCCCAGCGGGGTGTCCCGTACTCGTGGGGCGGCGGCAACGCGAACGGCAAGTCGACGGGGATCTGCTGCTCGCCCAGCGGGAAGAGCGGCGCGAACATCATGGGCTTCGACTGCTCGGGGCTGACCACCTACGCGTACGCCAAGGCCGGCATTCGCCTGCCGCGGACCGCGGCCGCGCAGGCCGGCGTCGGACAGCGGATACCCGCCCGTCTCGGCACCATCGCGCTCAAGCCCGGCGACCTGGTCTTCTACGCCTATGCCCCGGGCCGCGACTCGACTATCTATCACGTCGGCATCTATGTCGGAAGCGGTCAGATGATCAACGCCGCCCGCCCCGGCACTGTTGTCCGGCTGGACGCTGTCAGTGCGATGTCGGGTTTTGCCGGAGGGGCCAGGCTGCTATGA
- a CDS encoding SAM-dependent methyltransferase codes for MTEPTRPHQPIDTSVAHSARVWNYWLGGKDHYPADQAAGDAYSSKYPSIVPFAKESRDFLRRTTAFLAKAGVRQFIDLGAGLPTSNNTHEVAQRVSPDCRVVYIDHDPIVLLHVHALLTSSPEGATNYVQADMRDTDVVLAGAAKTLDMTKPIALVINDVLGHIENWSEARGLVRRLVEQLPSGSYLSLSHSTAADKEHQAVQDEYNSSGAIPYIFREPSVAVELFEGTELVEPGFTSWPRWRPDANTGGLTDRAGWGGVARIL; via the coding sequence ATGACCGAACCGACCCGCCCGCATCAGCCGATCGACACGTCCGTCGCGCACAGTGCGCGCGTCTGGAACTACTGGCTGGGCGGAAAAGACCACTACCCGGCCGACCAAGCCGCCGGCGACGCCTACAGCAGCAAGTACCCCAGCATCGTTCCGTTCGCCAAGGAATCGCGGGACTTCCTGCGGCGTACCACCGCCTTCCTTGCCAAAGCAGGGGTCCGGCAGTTCATCGACCTGGGTGCCGGGCTGCCGACCAGCAACAACACCCATGAAGTCGCACAGCGGGTCTCACCGGACTGCCGCGTGGTCTACATAGATCACGACCCGATCGTGCTGCTGCACGTCCATGCGCTGCTCACCAGCAGCCCTGAGGGGGCCACCAACTATGTGCAGGCGGACATGCGGGACACGGACGTCGTATTAGCCGGCGCGGCCAAGACGCTGGACATGACCAAGCCGATCGCTCTGGTCATCAACGACGTGCTGGGACATATCGAGAACTGGTCCGAAGCCCGGGGTCTGGTGCGTCGGCTGGTCGAGCAGCTTCCGTCGGGCAGCTACCTGTCCTTGAGCCACTCCACAGCCGCAGACAAGGAACACCAAGCGGTCCAGGACGAGTACAACAGCTCCGGTGCGATTCCCTACATCTTCCGTGAGCCGTCGGTGGCCGTCGAGCTCTTCGAGGGCACCGAACTGGTCGAACCGGGGTTTACGAGCTGGCCGCGCTGGCGTCCTGACGCGAACACCGGTGGTCTCACCGACCGTGCGGGCTGGGGAGGGGTGGCGCGGATCCTATGA
- a CDS encoding ATP-grasp domain-containing protein, with protein sequence MGAGIREYHAHSLLQIAAAHPVVLVDRAVPPWARPYLAGEVTVGLSDPGEVTAAVGKFLVDHSVGGLVTYEPRHARLAAHLAQHLGLPGNSPATVATCQAPARARHVLREADVPSVQVHAVDDVRAALDAARTLGFPVSLTAPAVGTDPLRADCASEVRSAYRTLRRASTAEPFAATLNIEEVGLDGPEVGVEAVVLSPDEVRTVAVTRKTLYPDRSQAAVGYSIDAHDELLQDDTLTRLVAQATTTLGLTVGVVHADVRLTARGPLVLQVSACLADDLIPLLAARARGIDLARAAAALAVGDTPDLSPTREAAAAIRYLYPGTSGRLVRLKAPDLFTLPWLDRFTWTQRTGNAVLGPPRSGREDRLAHWVVTGADAAECTSRLSRITEHVTARIAKPASSPVSTR encoded by the coding sequence GTGGGTGCCGGCATCCGCGAGTACCACGCACACAGTCTCCTGCAGATCGCCGCCGCGCATCCCGTGGTCCTGGTCGACCGTGCCGTGCCGCCCTGGGCGCGCCCATATCTGGCAGGAGAGGTCACCGTTGGTTTGTCCGACCCTGGCGAAGTCACCGCAGCGGTCGGGAAGTTCCTCGTCGACCACTCCGTCGGCGGGCTCGTCACCTACGAGCCCCGCCATGCCAGGCTCGCCGCCCACCTGGCCCAGCACCTGGGCCTGCCCGGCAACTCGCCTGCAACCGTCGCCACATGCCAAGCCCCGGCCAGAGCTCGGCACGTACTGCGGGAAGCTGACGTCCCCTCCGTGCAGGTACACGCGGTCGATGACGTGCGCGCTGCGCTCGACGCCGCGCGCACGCTCGGTTTCCCGGTCTCCCTCACGGCACCCGCAGTGGGCACCGATCCACTGCGCGCGGACTGCGCTAGCGAGGTGCGCAGCGCGTACCGGACCCTGCGCCGAGCCAGCACCGCTGAGCCGTTCGCCGCGACCCTGAACATAGAGGAAGTCGGGCTGGACGGCCCGGAAGTCGGTGTCGAGGCCGTGGTCCTCTCCCCCGACGAGGTGCGCACGGTCGCCGTCACCCGCAAGACCCTCTACCCGGACCGCTCCCAGGCCGCGGTCGGCTACAGCATCGATGCACACGACGAGCTGCTCCAAGACGACACGCTCACCCGCCTCGTCGCCCAGGCAACGACCACGCTCGGGCTCACCGTCGGCGTCGTGCACGCCGATGTGCGGCTGACCGCGCGGGGTCCGCTCGTCCTACAGGTCAGCGCCTGTCTGGCCGATGACCTCATTCCGCTGCTGGCGGCCCGCGCCCGGGGCATCGACCTGGCCCGCGCGGCAGCCGCCCTGGCCGTCGGCGACACCCCCGATCTGTCCCCCACACGGGAAGCGGCCGCGGCGATCCGCTACCTCTACCCGGGCACCTCGGGCCGTCTGGTCCGGCTCAAAGCCCCTGACCTCTTCACACTGCCGTGGCTGGACCGGTTCACCTGGACACAACGGACCGGCAACGCAGTGCTCGGCCCGCCGCGCAGCGGCCGCGAGGACCGCCTTGCGCACTGGGTCGTTACAGGAGCCGACGCGGCGGAATGCACATCGCGGCTCAGCCGCATCACCGAACACGTCACCGCACGCATCGCGAAACCCGCCTCCAGCCCGGTCAGCACGCGATGA